The nucleotide window CATGGGGGTGGTCCTGGTGATCTCCCTCAATGTCTTCTGGCCCCATTTTTGGGCGACCCTTTTTCGAATTATGTTCTGGCCGTTTCTCTTGGAGGCCGGGTTCTTTCTCGGCGAGGCGGTCTTCGCCTATAGCTGGTATTATGGCTGGGGCTGGAGTTTGATGACCGGCGTCCGGAAGCGGGTCCATCTTGCGTTTCCCTGGCTTGCCGCCGGCTCCGCGCTGACGGCGATGTTTATGATTGATGTGACCGCCTCATACATGTTGACCCCCGCGCCGCCGGAGACCTTCTGGCCGCGCATCTTCAACCCGACGATGATCCGTCTCGATGTCCATCGCTTTTTCGGAAACCTCGTCTGGGCCGGTTTTGCATTGGCCGGGATTTCGGCGATCGGCCTCCTTCGCGCGAAGCGGGAGGAAGACCGGGTGCACTATCAATGGGCCGGTCGAGTTTTTTTCGCCATCGGGTTCGGCGCTTTACTGATCATGCCGTTTATCGGCTTTCTCTACATGCGGCAGATTCGTTACACGGAGCCGCAGGTCTTCTTCACCTTGATGCTCGGGAATCGTTCTTGGCTCTTTGATCTCGTCGCGCTCTTCTATGGCCTCTTAATCATCGTCGGCTCGTTCTATATTTATCGAATGGTCCGGTTGAGTCAAAATCGGCCGGTCTCCTTCGATGGCTTCATGCCGATCTCGCTGGCGGCGGTGATTCTCGCGGCGATCCTCTTCGCCCTTCCATATCAGCTCCATCATGTTCCATTTATTCATCTGATCACCGGGATGCAGGTCAATCCATTGGGGAAGATGCAGCCGAACAAGTATCTCTCCGCCTCCGTCCTCGTCCTCCTCGGCCTGGTCAGCTGGATCTATTATCTCGCCGCATTTCGGGGGATGGGAATTCGAGAAGAGCGGACGGAGCCGATCCGGCCCGATCGCGCCGCGCCGGGGCTGCTGATTACCCTCGCCGTGCTCTCGATCTTGATTTATTTGGTGATGGGCTATTCCCGCGAAACCGCTCGGGCGACCAACGGCTATCTGATTTACGATATGATTCGTTTAACCGACGAGCGGCCGACCTATCAACAACAAGGGACCGCATTGGCCCAACGGAAGAAATAGGGGAGGGTTATCCGGCGCGCGCTCGAGGAGGTTCTTCCTTCGGTCGGTCGGGCGCGGTGATCGATTCCGATTCGATGAAGATCCGCTGGATATCGGGAAAGCGGGTCCGGATCGCCTTCTCCAGCCGGTCGATCGCGGCCTGAAGCGCCTCGGCCGACAGCCCTTTTCGAAATTGAATTTCCATCGTGAGGAGGATCTCCGACGGTCCGAGCTGCATTGTCAATGCGCGGGTGATCCGCTCGACCGCCGGATCGGCTTCCGCCAGAGAGCGGATTCCCGCCACGATCTTCGGGTTGGCGCTCTCTCCAACCAAGAGGCCCTTGCTCTCGTAAGCCAGAAGAAGGGCGGTGACGGCGAGGATGGCGCCGATCATCACCGAGGCCGATCCGTCGATATACGGATTGTTCAAAAGATGCCCTAAGAAGATACCGAGGAAGGCGACGAGAAGCCCGAGCAGGGCGGCGGTGTCTTCGAATAAAACGGTGAAGAGGGACGGGTCCTTGCTGGAATGGATCGCCTCCCAGAGGCCGATCCCCTTTTCCTGGGTCGCTTTGAACTCGCTGTATCCGACCTGCCAGGAGAGCCCCTCGAAGATCGCCGCCAGCGCAAGAACGATGTAATTGACGAGGGGGCGCTCGATCGGATTCGGATGGAGGAGGTGCAAAATCCCTTCATAGATCGACATCCCGCCGCCGACCCCGAAGATCAAGATCGCGACGATCAGGCTCCAGAAGTAAAGCTCCTTGCCGTGGCCGAAGGGGTGATCGGTATCGGCCGGTTTGCGGCTGAGCCGGAGGCCGAGCAGCAGGAGCAGGTCATTGCCGGTATCGACCAGGGAGTGAATTCCTTCCGACAGCATGGCCGAGCTGCCGCTGATCGCTGCGGCGATAAACTTCGTCACGGCGATGGCGACGTTTCCGGCGATGGCGGCGACGATGGCCCTTCTGGAAGAGCGGGCAGGCATCGCAGCCGTCAGTCGAGCAGGGCGCCGACGACCATGGCGAGCAGCGCGACCCCGGCTGCGGCGACCCAGCCGCGGTGGAGGTCGATCGGAAGCTGGAGGCTGTAGGGTTTGGCCTGCTCGTCAAAAATTCCATGCGCCCCATGGTCGCCCGGAACCGGTTCCCAAAGATTGTCCGGCCGGTTTGGGTCGACCGGCTGGTCGGTCTGCTGTCCGGTGTAGCCGAAATCGGCGAGATACCGATCAAGGATACTTGGGATGATTTTATTTCCCTCAATCGCCTTGACCGTCGGCCAGCCGACGCTCAGCTCCCGCTGGTGATGGTGGGCGGCCCAATAAATTCCCTCGGCCGCCACCTCCGGCTGGAAGATCGGCGGGACCGGCTGGGGCTGGTTCGGCAGCCGCGTCTTGGCCCAACTGAATTGGGGGGTGTTCAGCGCCGGCAGTTGGACCATCGTGATCTGAACATGGCTCTGGTCATGAATCAGCTCGGAGCGGATCGAATCGGTGAACCCTTTGATCCCATGCTTGGCGCCGCAGTAGGCCGACTGCAGCGGGATTGAGCGATAGGCGAGCGCGGAGCCGACCTGGACGATCGTTCCCCGATCCCGCGGCAGCATCCGCTTCAGCGCCGCCATCGTCCCATAGACGACGCCGAGGTAGGTGACTTCAGTGACCCGCTTGAACTCGGCGGCGGTCATCTCCTTGAACGGGGAGAGGACCGTGACCATCGCGTTGTTGATCCAGATGTCGATCGGCCCGAACGCCGTCTCGACCGCTGCGGCGGCCGCCTCCACCCGATCGGGGTCGGCCACATCGGTCGGAAGAACGAGTGCCTCTCCTCCGGCCGCTTCGACCTCCTCGCGTGCCCCTTCGAGTCCATCGATTCCGCGCGCCAGAAGAGCGATCTTTGCTTTTCGCTCGGCAAATTCCCGGACGACGGCGCGTCCCACCCCGGCGGACGCGCCGGTGATGACGACCACCTCCGGTTTCTCATCGACTGATTTTTTGTTGTCCCGCATGAAAGATGTTCTCATCCTTTTCCTCTCCGCGAATGCATTCCGTTATTCAGCTCGAAATGACCGGTGCTTGGCATTGTTTGTATCGAGCCGATGATCTATTTTATTCGGATTCCGGGAGTCCGGACAAGCCATCGGGTCGCGCGGCCTACATCGCGGCGCCGGTGCCTTCTTCAATCTGCACATCGAGTTTCGCATCCACACGCACGACGGTGGTTTTGATCCGGCGATCGCCGACGCGGTCAAATTTCAGATCAACTCGGGCGGTTCCGACCCGGCGGAGATACGTAGCCGTTGAGGAAACGGCTATCGTGAAGATAATGGAACGATTCATCCAAGGGATCATGCCGGCCGGGCTTATTCACTCCACTTGCTCAATAGAAAGGCGGCAAGGAAGCCGATCACCGTGATCAACCCGGTGAAGTTGTGCGCCTCGGCAAAGGCCTCCGGCATCATCGTATCGGCGAGCATTGAAAGGATCGCTCCCGCGGCGACCGCGGTGGTCGCAGCGATCACGCCGGCCGAAAAATGCCGGAAGAGCGCATAGCCGATGAGGGCCGCCACCCCGGAGATCAGGGCAATCCCAAACCAGACGCCGAAGACATATCGAATCGAGCGGCCCGCCCTCTTCATCCCCGCGGCGCTGGAGAGCCCCTCCGGCAGATTCGAGAGAAAGATCGCCGCCACGGCGACCGTACTGACCACCCCCCCCGGATCATCGTCACGCCGATGACGATCGATTCGGGGATGCCGTCGAGCAGCGCGCCAAGGGCGATCGCGAGCCCGCTGCCGCTCTGATCCTTCTCCGAGGGCTGTTGGCGGCCGGAGTGTTTTCGATGCTTGGCCCCGTGGCGCGACAATATAATGTTGGCGGTGGTGTAGATGGCCGCCCCGGCGACAAAACCGATCGCGGTGAAGAGGAAGCCGCCCCGTTTATAAGCCTCATCCATCAGATCGAACGAGAGCGCGGAGATCAACACCCCCGCTCCAAACGCCATAATCACGGCGATCCAGCGCTGTCCGATTCGAACAAAATAACCGGCGGCCGCGCCGATCAGCAGCGCCGAGCCGGCCCCCCACATCCCCGCGCGCAGCCAAAGGGGCATGCTCAACCCTTTCTTCAGGAGCTTCTATCCACAACAGCCCGGCATTTCTCCAAAAGGCCGGTTTTTAGCACCTATTTTTAGCATCGATAAGAAGTGTAATTAAAGTATATAAGGAGCGGGTGGGAAGGGACAATCCTCTATTCGGATGATCGCTCTTGGCCGGCGCCCCTTCTATATCCTGATCCTTCTCACGAGCCGTTGCGCGTCGAGGGAGCATAGACACATTCCCTCCCGCACACTCGAAACGGTTCAATCCGACCTCTCTCCCACAGAGCGCTTGCAGGGTAGAAGGCCGGCGGTCGGCTTTTCATCGGCCTCGGCTCCGGCCGGCGCGCCGCCCCTCATCCGAGGGGACGGCCGATGTCTCCAGCAGATCTTCGATATAGAGCCTCTTGATGACGATCAGCGCGAGCGCGCTGATGGGCGAAGCGAAGATAAGGCCGAGCGGTCCGAGGAGAATCCCGAGCAGCACCTGCGCAGCCAGGGTGAGCGCCGGCGGGAGCGAGATCGTTTTCTCCGTCACAAGCGGGGTGAGAAGATAGCTCTCGATCGTTTGGATGGCGAGGTAGAGCAGGACCACGTAAAAGATCTTCGTCATCCCCCCGGTCGATACCATCAAGAGCGGCGGAACGGCGGAGAGAATCGGTCCCAAGTAGGGGATGAAATTGAGTATCCCGGCCAGCAGACCGAGGGTCAACGCCAGTGGAACGCCGATGAGCCACAATCCGACCGCCGTCAGCAGGCCGATCACCCCCATCGCGATCATTCTGCCGATCAACCACCACCGCAGCGTCTCTCCCAGCTCGCCGAGCAGCTCCCGGGCGCGCGGACGGAGGTCGACTGGCACCAGGCGGACGATCCCATTGAGATAAAGCGCCGGGTTGATGGCCAGGTAGAGACCGATGAAGGAGATGATGACGAGGTTCGCGATCAGACCGAATGCCGTGGAGAAAGCGCCGGTCGCGCGGGAGAGGATATTGCCGGGCCGCGCAAACCGTTCCGCCGCACCGGGCAGCTGGGATAACATCCTTCTTCCCCATTCATATCCTTCGATCCGGGCGCCGAGCTGCCGGACGATCTCCGGCAGGCTTTGGATCAACTGGTCTATTTGGGTTGCGACATCAGGCGCAAGATACCATCCCGCCAGGCCGATCAATCCAAGGAGCGCCGACACCACCAACGCCAGTGACCCGCCGCTTCCAAGCGGGGTATGCCGCTCGGCCCAGTCGCCCAGGCTCCTGAGAAAGACGCCGAGGAGGATCCCTGCAAAGAGGATGAGAAGAACCTGGGCCGTAGACCGGATCAGCAGCAGGAGAAAAATCGCCGCGACGATTCCTGCGGCCGCGGCCGTTCGTCGGAGGAAATCGGGACCGCCGGCCCTTCCCGAATAAAGGGAAAATCGCGTGTGTCGTTGAAGACCGGCTCGTTGGCGCATCTCCCTTACTCCGCGGTTGAGAGGAACTACCAGCGGATCAGCGCGAGCCCCGTGACCTCGTCGATCCGGCGCTGGAGGTGCTCCGGCGTTTCGGTCATCACTACTTCCAGCGTCGGCCAGACATGTCCGCCCAGCAGGTGGCCGCCGTGCGCCGATCCATCCGATTTCCCCACCACGACATGGGCGTGCACCTTCGGCTTCCCCTGGTAAAGGGTGATCGTCCCGACCAGCGAGAGGACCTCGACCTGCTCATCGACCGGGATGATTTTGTAATCTTTCCGGTCTGGCTCGAAGAAGCCGAGGGAGACATCGCGAAAGCCGCCGATCCCGGTCAACTGCGCCGCAGCGAGCCCGCGCTTCGCGGCAAAGGCCGACAGCTCCATCACCACCTCGTCCCCCGTGTCGAAGACGAGAATGTAAATTTTCTCTTCCTGCTGCTCGATCAATTTGTCTTTCATGCGGCGCTTCTCCTCTTCCACTCCCAAGCAAGCGCAGCGCCGGCGAGGAGCGCCCCCGCCCCCAGCAGGGGGGCCGTTTTCTTCAATCGCGCCGGGAGCGCGCTCTTTTTCCGCCCGTCCACGCCGGGCGTTTCGCCGGAGGATTCGGGCGCCGCGGGGCGCATCGCCATCTGAAGGATCTCGGCCAGGTGGTACGCTTTGCGGTTTGTCGTCTGCGCAATCTGCTCGCGGCAGCTGAAGCCGTCGGCGAGGATCAACGTTTCGGGATCGGCCTTCCGCACCGCGGGGAGGAGGACCAATTCGCCGGCGCCGATCGAGACGTCATAGTGTCCTTTCTCGAAGCCGAAGGCGCCGGCCATGCCGCAGCAGCCGGAGTCGAGGATCTGGAAATCGAGTCCGAGCCGAGAGAGGACCTTCTCCTCGTCATCGAATTTCATGATCGCCTTGTGATGACAATGTCCGTGGACCACCGCTTTGCGGGCCAGCGGCGTCGGCTGAAAGTGCGCCGCTTTCTTTTCGAGGAACTCGCTTAACGTGA belongs to Candidatus Manganitrophaceae bacterium and includes:
- a CDS encoding cytochrome ubiquinol oxidase subunit I; its protein translation is MPIEPLHISMFWGRIAIAVAALSHALFATFIVGTSVIGAVVATANYRSGEKRWQRLAHMIAFTLVLTTGTISFMGVVLVISLNVFWPHFWATLFRIMFWPFLLEAGFFLGEAVFAYSWYYGWGWSLMTGVRKRVHLAFPWLAAGSALTAMFMIDVTASYMLTPAPPETFWPRIFNPTMIRLDVHRFFGNLVWAGFALAGISAIGLLRAKREEDRVHYQWAGRVFFAIGFGALLIMPFIGFLYMRQIRYTEPQVFFTLMLGNRSWLFDLVALFYGLLIIVGSFYIYRMVRLSQNRPVSFDGFMPISLAAVILAAILFALPYQLHHVPFIHLITGMQVNPLGKMQPNKYLSASVLVLLGLVSWIYYLAAFRGMGIREERTEPIRPDRAAPGLLITLAVLSILIYLVMGYSRETARATNGYLIYDMIRLTDERPTYQQQGTALAQRKK
- a CDS encoding cation transporter, whose translation is MPARSSRRAIVAAIAGNVAIAVTKFIAAAISGSSAMLSEGIHSLVDTGNDLLLLLGLRLSRKPADTDHPFGHGKELYFWSLIVAILIFGVGGGMSIYEGILHLLHPNPIERPLVNYIVLALAAIFEGLSWQVGYSEFKATQEKGIGLWEAIHSSKDPSLFTVLFEDTAALLGLLVAFLGIFLGHLLNNPYIDGSASVMIGAILAVTALLLAYESKGLLVGESANPKIVAGIRSLAEADPAVERITRALTMQLGPSEILLTMEIQFRKGLSAEALQAAIDRLEKAIRTRFPDIQRIFIESESITAPDRPKEEPPRARAG
- a CDS encoding SDR family oxidoreductase; its protein translation is MRDNKKSVDEKPEVVVITGASAGVGRAVVREFAERKAKIALLARGIDGLEGAREEVEAAGGEALVLPTDVADPDRVEAAAAAVETAFGPIDIWINNAMVTVLSPFKEMTAAEFKRVTEVTYLGVVYGTMAALKRMLPRDRGTIVQVGSALAYRSIPLQSAYCGAKHGIKGFTDSIRSELIHDQSHVQITMVQLPALNTPQFSWAKTRLPNQPQPVPPIFQPEVAAEGIYWAAHHHQRELSVGWPTVKAIEGNKIIPSILDRYLADFGYTGQQTDQPVDPNRPDNLWEPVPGDHGAHGIFDEQAKPYSLQLPIDLHRGWVAAAGVALLAMVVGALLD
- a CDS encoding AI-2E family transporter; the protein is MRQRAGLQRHTRFSLYSGRAGGPDFLRRTAAAAGIVAAIFLLLLIRSTAQVLLILFAGILLGVFLRSLGDWAERHTPLGSGGSLALVVSALLGLIGLAGWYLAPDVATQIDQLIQSLPEIVRQLGARIEGYEWGRRMLSQLPGAAERFARPGNILSRATGAFSTAFGLIANLVIISFIGLYLAINPALYLNGIVRLVPVDLRPRARELLGELGETLRWWLIGRMIAMGVIGLLTAVGLWLIGVPLALTLGLLAGILNFIPYLGPILSAVPPLLMVSTGGMTKIFYVVLLYLAIQTIESYLLTPLVTEKTISLPPALTLAAQVLLGILLGPLGLIFASPISALALIVIKRLYIEDLLETSAVPSDEGRRAGRSRGR
- a CDS encoding DNA-binding protein, which produces MKDKLIEQQEEKIYILVFDTGDEVVMELSAFAAKRGLAAAQLTGIGGFRDVSLGFFEPDRKDYKIIPVDEQVEVLSLVGTITLYQGKPKVHAHVVVGKSDGSAHGGHLLGGHVWPTLEVVMTETPEHLQRRIDEVTGLALIRW